One genomic window of Osmia bicornis bicornis chromosome 5, iOsmBic2.1, whole genome shotgun sequence includes the following:
- the LOC114871008 gene encoding cyclin-dependent kinase 9 translates to MNTREKEKYIEEFEFPHCDESSKYEKVAKIGQGTFGEVFKARDKNCTKKFVAMKKVLMDNEKEGFPITALREIRILQLLKHENVVNLIEICRTRATQYNRYRSTFYLVFDFCEHDLAGLLSNVNVKFSLGEIKKVMQQLLNGLYYIHSNKILHRDMKAANVLITKNGILKLADFGLARAFSANKNGQPNRYTNRVVTLWYRPPELLLGDRNYGPPVDLWGAGCIMAEMWTRSPIMQGNTEQQQLILISQLCGSITTEVWPGVENLELFNKMDLPKGQKRKVKDRLKPYLKDPYACDLLDKLLILDPSKRYDSDSALNHDFFWTDPMPCDLSKMLAQHTQSMFEYLAPPRRPGHIRHPHHQVPGGSAKPSSSMADSGYQDRVF, encoded by the exons atgAACACTcgggaaaaagagaaatacaTTGAAGAATTCGAATTCCCTCATTGCGACGAATCTTCGAAGTATGAAAAGGTCGCGAAAATTGGTCAGGGCACCTTTGG GGAGGTGTTCAAAGCCCGAGACAAAAATTGTACTAAAAAATTCGTAGCTATGAAAAAAGTGTTGATGGACAATGAAAAGGAAGGG TTTCCTATAACTGCTTTAAGAGAAATAAGGATATTACAATTACTAAAGCATGAAAATGTAGtgaatttaatagaaatatgtAGAACAAGAG CAACTCAATATAATCGTTACCGGTCTACATTCTATCTTGTATTTGATTTCTGTGAACATGACCTAGCTGGTCTATTGTCAAATGTAAATGTTAAATTCAGTTTaggtgaaattaaaaaagttatgCAACAATTATTAAATGGGCTCTATTATATTCATAGTAATAAG attttACACAGAGATATGAAGGCTGCAAAtgttttaataacaaaaaatggTATATTGAAACTAGCTGACTTTGGGTTAGCTCGCGCATTTAGTGCAAATAAAAATGGTCAACCAAACCGTTATACAAACAGAGTGGTCACTCTTTGGTACAGACCACCGGAACTCTTACTCGGGGATCGGAATTATGGTCCTCCTGTAGATTTATGGGGTGCAGGATGTATAATGGCTGAGATGTGGACCAG GTCACCTATAATGCAAGGAAATACAGAACAGCAACAGCTCATATTAATTTCTCAGTTATGCGGTTCTATAACAACAGAAGTCTGGCCTGGAGTAGAGAATTTAGAACTGTTTAATAAAATGGATTTACCTAAAGGTCAGAAAAGAAAG GTTAAAGACAGATTGAAACCATATCTGAAGGATCCTTATGCGTGTGATTTGTTAGATAAACTATTAATTCTCGATCCATCTAAAAGATATGATTCAGATTCTGCATTGAATCATGATTTTTTCTGGACCGATCCAATGCCCTGTGATCTTAGCAAAATGTTAGCGCAACATACTCAGAGTATGTTTGAATACTTGGCTCCACCAAGACGTCCTGGTCATATACGTCATCCTCATCATCAAGTACCTGGAGGATCGGCGAAACCTAGTTCTAGTATGGCTGACAGTGGTTACCAAGATCGTGTATTTTAA
- the LOC114871007 gene encoding SPARC-related modular calcium-binding protein 2 isoform X2 — MMMIPMIRTAILLYVFVHLDATANTITTAKEECRKRIAECTMSDGASTPVCGSDGVTYSSQCQVISKQCQGMSILIKHTGPCPETPACFSARLTARPGARPVCRPDGTYAPVQCHEETGYCWCVTPQGRPLPDTSVRHQRPRCLKPGPRSAASTRSGQRRRSPNWKQRRQYSSKHRNTCDRAEKSKFNGNLIENFKIEYRRTNISADGDKNVERVLSWKFVTLDKNGDGYLDRAEYKELRRLAKKAVRPKKCARTFARTCDLNRDLKLSRQEWGACLANDFTHERPEVPEAQRTRATDQVLKGNPAPVHSRPTFNDDPMDTKEDSDANDCLTDRRSVLEDERQHSQEKFYVPECTPDGRYHRVQCYSGYCWCVYQDTGKPIPGTSSKDRTPNCNPVPTPSRPMKGCPEQKKQLFLRDLMDLMQKKMKASGTDSDETTAKWQASKEEQIATWHFVMLDKNKNKVLERKEWKSFRTMVANNRQLQRCGKRLPRYCDINNDRRISMTEWLSCLNAQRPTTSESTEKASTTKPKRMGPNPLDQLLKNDDD; from the exons ATGATGATGATCCCGATGATACGCACTGCTATCCTCCTCTACGTCTTCGTCCACCTCGATGCCACTGCAAACACCATCACTACGGCCAAG GAGGAGTGCAGGAAAAGGATAGCCGAATGCACGATGAGCGACGGTGCAAGTACACCGGTATGTGGGAGCGACGGTGTTACGTATTCGAGTCAGTGTCAGGTCATTTCGAAGCAGTGTCAAGGCATGTCTATTCTTATCAAACACACTGGCCCTTGTCCAG AGACACCAGCGTGCTTCTCCGCAAGACTGACCGCCAGGCCGGGTGCACGACCAGTCTGTCGTCCGGATGGCACTTACGCACCGGTCCAGTGTCACGAGGAAACCGGGTACTGTTGGTGCGTGACGCCGCAGGGCAGACCGTTGCCCGACACCTCGGTAAGACACCAAAGACCAAGATGTTTGAAACCTGGTCCCAGATCTGCTGCTTCCACCAGGAGCGGCCAAAGAAGGCGCTCGCCGAACTGGAAACAGCGAAGGCAGTACAGCAGCAAGCATAGGAATACCTGCGATCGAGCTGAGAAATCAAAGTTCAACGGGAACCTGATCGAGAActtcaaaatagaatacagACGGACTAACATTTCTGCCGATG GTGACAAAAACGTGGAACGCGTGCTGTCGTGGAAATTCGTGACGCTCGACAAAAACGGGGATGGCTATCTGGATAGGGCAGAGTACAAAGAGCTTAGGAGACTAGCGAAGAAGGCGGTAAGGCCGAAGAAATGTGCTCGCACGTTCGCCCGCACGTGCGACCTAAATCGAGATTTGAAACTCTCCAGGCAAGAATGGGGTGCCTGCCTTGCGAACGACTTCACTC ACGAGCGCCCCGAGGTCCCTGAGGCCCAGAGGACCCGGGCCACGGACCAAG TGTTGAAAGGCAATCCTGCCCCAGTACATTCGCGACCAACGTTCAACGATGATCCAATGGATACTAAAGAAGATAGCGATG CAAACGATTGTTTAACGGATAGAAGATCCGTACTGGAGGACGAGAGGCAACATTCCCAGGAGAAATTTTATGTACCTGAATGCACACCTGATGGCAGATACCATCGAGTGCAATGTTATTCAGGTTACTGTTGGTGTGTCTATCAAGACACTGGTAAACCAATTCCTGGAACGTCCTCGAAAGATCGTACTCCAAATTGCAATCCTGTACCCACTCCTAGCAGGCCCATGAAAG GTTGTCCAGAACAAAAGAAACAGCTGTTTCTACGAGATTTAATGGACCTAATGCAGAAAAAAATGAAGGCGTCTGGGACGGATTCTGACGAGACGACAGCCAAGTGGCAAGCTTCGAAAGAGGAACAAATAGCGACCTGGCATTTTGTTATGCTGGATAAAAACAAGAATAAG GTTTTGGAGAGAAAAGAATGGAAAAGTTTTCGCACAATGGTAGCAAATAATAGGCAGCTTCAAAGATGTGGCAAAAGATTGCCTAGATACTGTGATATCAACAATGACAGAAGGATAAGTATGACAGAGTGGCTCAGTTGTCTAAATGCTCAACGCCCTACAACat cTGAGAGTACAGAGAAAGCGTCAACCACTAAGCCGAAGAGAATGGGCCCAAATCCTTTGGATCAACTTTTGAAGAACGATGATGATTAA
- the LOC114871007 gene encoding SPARC-related modular calcium-binding protein 2 isoform X3 — protein sequence MMMIPMIRTAILLYVFVHLDATANTITTAKEECRKRIAECTMSDGASTPVCGSDGVTYSSQCQVISKQCQGMSILIKHTGPCPETPACFSARLTARPGARPVCRPDGTYAPVQCHEETGYCWCVTPQGRPLPDTSVRHQRPRCLKPGPRSAASTRSGQRRRSPNWKQRRQYSSKHRNTCDRAEKSKFNGNLIENFKIEYRRTNISADGDKNVERVLSWKFVTLDKNGDGYLDRAEYKELRRLAKKAVRPKKCARTFARTCDLNRDLKLSRQEWGACLANDFTLLKGNPAPVHSRPTFNDDPMDTKEDSDANDCLTDRRSVLEDERQHSQEKFYVPECTPDGRYHRVQCYSGYCWCVYQDTGKPIPGTSSKDRTPNCNPVPTPSRPMKGCPEQKKQLFLRDLMDLMQKKMKASGTDSDETTAKWQASKEEQIATWHFVMLDKNKNKVLERKEWKSFRTMVANNRQLQRCGKRLPRYCDINNDRRISMTEWLSCLNAQRPTTSESTEKASTTKPKRMGPNPLDQLLKNDDD from the exons ATGATGATGATCCCGATGATACGCACTGCTATCCTCCTCTACGTCTTCGTCCACCTCGATGCCACTGCAAACACCATCACTACGGCCAAG GAGGAGTGCAGGAAAAGGATAGCCGAATGCACGATGAGCGACGGTGCAAGTACACCGGTATGTGGGAGCGACGGTGTTACGTATTCGAGTCAGTGTCAGGTCATTTCGAAGCAGTGTCAAGGCATGTCTATTCTTATCAAACACACTGGCCCTTGTCCAG AGACACCAGCGTGCTTCTCCGCAAGACTGACCGCCAGGCCGGGTGCACGACCAGTCTGTCGTCCGGATGGCACTTACGCACCGGTCCAGTGTCACGAGGAAACCGGGTACTGTTGGTGCGTGACGCCGCAGGGCAGACCGTTGCCCGACACCTCGGTAAGACACCAAAGACCAAGATGTTTGAAACCTGGTCCCAGATCTGCTGCTTCCACCAGGAGCGGCCAAAGAAGGCGCTCGCCGAACTGGAAACAGCGAAGGCAGTACAGCAGCAAGCATAGGAATACCTGCGATCGAGCTGAGAAATCAAAGTTCAACGGGAACCTGATCGAGAActtcaaaatagaatacagACGGACTAACATTTCTGCCGATG GTGACAAAAACGTGGAACGCGTGCTGTCGTGGAAATTCGTGACGCTCGACAAAAACGGGGATGGCTATCTGGATAGGGCAGAGTACAAAGAGCTTAGGAGACTAGCGAAGAAGGCGGTAAGGCCGAAGAAATGTGCTCGCACGTTCGCCCGCACGTGCGACCTAAATCGAGATTTGAAACTCTCCAGGCAAGAATGGGGTGCCTGCCTTGCGAACGACTTCACTC TGTTGAAAGGCAATCCTGCCCCAGTACATTCGCGACCAACGTTCAACGATGATCCAATGGATACTAAAGAAGATAGCGATG CAAACGATTGTTTAACGGATAGAAGATCCGTACTGGAGGACGAGAGGCAACATTCCCAGGAGAAATTTTATGTACCTGAATGCACACCTGATGGCAGATACCATCGAGTGCAATGTTATTCAGGTTACTGTTGGTGTGTCTATCAAGACACTGGTAAACCAATTCCTGGAACGTCCTCGAAAGATCGTACTCCAAATTGCAATCCTGTACCCACTCCTAGCAGGCCCATGAAAG GTTGTCCAGAACAAAAGAAACAGCTGTTTCTACGAGATTTAATGGACCTAATGCAGAAAAAAATGAAGGCGTCTGGGACGGATTCTGACGAGACGACAGCCAAGTGGCAAGCTTCGAAAGAGGAACAAATAGCGACCTGGCATTTTGTTATGCTGGATAAAAACAAGAATAAG GTTTTGGAGAGAAAAGAATGGAAAAGTTTTCGCACAATGGTAGCAAATAATAGGCAGCTTCAAAGATGTGGCAAAAGATTGCCTAGATACTGTGATATCAACAATGACAGAAGGATAAGTATGACAGAGTGGCTCAGTTGTCTAAATGCTCAACGCCCTACAACat cTGAGAGTACAGAGAAAGCGTCAACCACTAAGCCGAAGAGAATGGGCCCAAATCCTTTGGATCAACTTTTGAAGAACGATGATGATTAA
- the LOC114871007 gene encoding SPARC-related modular calcium-binding protein 2 isoform X1, which yields MMMIPMIRTAILLYVFVHLDATANTITTAKEECRKRIAECTMSDGASTPVCGSDGVTYSSQCQVISKQCQGMSILIKHTGPCPETPACFSARLTARPGARPVCRPDGTYAPVQCHEETGYCWCVTPQGRPLPDTSVRHQRPRCLKPGPRSAASTRSGQRRRSPNWKQRRQYSSKHRNTCDRAEKSKFNGNLIENFKIEYRRTNISADGDKNVERVLSWKFVTLDKNGDGYLDRAEYKELRRLAKKAVRPKKCARTFARTCDLNRDLKLSRQEWGACLANDFTLRLFLSLNPADERPEVPEAQRTRATDQVLKGNPAPVHSRPTFNDDPMDTKEDSDANDCLTDRRSVLEDERQHSQEKFYVPECTPDGRYHRVQCYSGYCWCVYQDTGKPIPGTSSKDRTPNCNPVPTPSRPMKGCPEQKKQLFLRDLMDLMQKKMKASGTDSDETTAKWQASKEEQIATWHFVMLDKNKNKVLERKEWKSFRTMVANNRQLQRCGKRLPRYCDINNDRRISMTEWLSCLNAQRPTTSESTEKASTTKPKRMGPNPLDQLLKNDDD from the exons ATGATGATGATCCCGATGATACGCACTGCTATCCTCCTCTACGTCTTCGTCCACCTCGATGCCACTGCAAACACCATCACTACGGCCAAG GAGGAGTGCAGGAAAAGGATAGCCGAATGCACGATGAGCGACGGTGCAAGTACACCGGTATGTGGGAGCGACGGTGTTACGTATTCGAGTCAGTGTCAGGTCATTTCGAAGCAGTGTCAAGGCATGTCTATTCTTATCAAACACACTGGCCCTTGTCCAG AGACACCAGCGTGCTTCTCCGCAAGACTGACCGCCAGGCCGGGTGCACGACCAGTCTGTCGTCCGGATGGCACTTACGCACCGGTCCAGTGTCACGAGGAAACCGGGTACTGTTGGTGCGTGACGCCGCAGGGCAGACCGTTGCCCGACACCTCGGTAAGACACCAAAGACCAAGATGTTTGAAACCTGGTCCCAGATCTGCTGCTTCCACCAGGAGCGGCCAAAGAAGGCGCTCGCCGAACTGGAAACAGCGAAGGCAGTACAGCAGCAAGCATAGGAATACCTGCGATCGAGCTGAGAAATCAAAGTTCAACGGGAACCTGATCGAGAActtcaaaatagaatacagACGGACTAACATTTCTGCCGATG GTGACAAAAACGTGGAACGCGTGCTGTCGTGGAAATTCGTGACGCTCGACAAAAACGGGGATGGCTATCTGGATAGGGCAGAGTACAAAGAGCTTAGGAGACTAGCGAAGAAGGCGGTAAGGCCGAAGAAATGTGCTCGCACGTTCGCCCGCACGTGCGACCTAAATCGAGATTTGAAACTCTCCAGGCAAGAATGGGGTGCCTGCCTTGCGAACGACTTCACTC TACGTTTGTTCTTGTCGCTGAACCCCGCAGACGAGCGCCCCGAGGTCCCTGAGGCCCAGAGGACCCGGGCCACGGACCAAG TGTTGAAAGGCAATCCTGCCCCAGTACATTCGCGACCAACGTTCAACGATGATCCAATGGATACTAAAGAAGATAGCGATG CAAACGATTGTTTAACGGATAGAAGATCCGTACTGGAGGACGAGAGGCAACATTCCCAGGAGAAATTTTATGTACCTGAATGCACACCTGATGGCAGATACCATCGAGTGCAATGTTATTCAGGTTACTGTTGGTGTGTCTATCAAGACACTGGTAAACCAATTCCTGGAACGTCCTCGAAAGATCGTACTCCAAATTGCAATCCTGTACCCACTCCTAGCAGGCCCATGAAAG GTTGTCCAGAACAAAAGAAACAGCTGTTTCTACGAGATTTAATGGACCTAATGCAGAAAAAAATGAAGGCGTCTGGGACGGATTCTGACGAGACGACAGCCAAGTGGCAAGCTTCGAAAGAGGAACAAATAGCGACCTGGCATTTTGTTATGCTGGATAAAAACAAGAATAAG GTTTTGGAGAGAAAAGAATGGAAAAGTTTTCGCACAATGGTAGCAAATAATAGGCAGCTTCAAAGATGTGGCAAAAGATTGCCTAGATACTGTGATATCAACAATGACAGAAGGATAAGTATGACAGAGTGGCTCAGTTGTCTAAATGCTCAACGCCCTACAACat cTGAGAGTACAGAGAAAGCGTCAACCACTAAGCCGAAGAGAATGGGCCCAAATCCTTTGGATCAACTTTTGAAGAACGATGATGATTAA
- the LOC114871009 gene encoding uncharacterized protein LOC114871009 codes for MFSTKHLVKPTLLCGPKELSKSFMFEAAIYWAEEGRRVVYITPAPLESLPAACHDRSNPAPAAFKLMRFMYLENYEALIERLVELHTFVTLPSVLLIDDFDAYANDYQKNDVSQDVHISRMCSLILDTMNSCSRILKNSVYVCAWSSTAMNDISTYSIYFRNIWNIKDEEGKTILLQKYSNEGATEKCPSYRYCRLQDGTRILKQILHEPSEN; via the exons ATGTTCTCGACAAAACACCTCGTGAAACCAACATTACTTTGTGGACCTAAGGAATTAAGCAAATCTTTTATGTTCGAG GCAGCAATTTACTGGGCCGAAGAAGGACGCCGCGTCGTTTACATTACACCAGCCCCGTTGGAAAGCCTGCCGGCGGCCTGTCACGACAGAAGTAATCCAGCACCCGCGGCTTTCAAGCTGATGAGATTTAT gTACCTAGAGAACTATGAGGCTCTCATCGAACGACTTGTGGAATTGCACACATTCGTCACTTTACCTTCTGTCCTCCTGATCGACGACTTCGACGCTTATGCGAACGATTACCAAAAGAACGACGTATCCCAAGATGTGCACATTTCCAGAATGTGTTCATTAATCCTCGACACGATGAACTCTTGTTCACGAATCCTGAAGAACAGC GTGTACGTGTGCGCATGGTCGTCCACGGCGATGAATGATATTAGCACCTATTCAATATACTTCAGGAACATTTGGAACATAAAGGACGAAGAGGGCAAGACAATTCTATTGCAAAAGTACTCAAACGAAGGGGCCACTGAAAAGTGTCCATCCTATAGATATTGTAGGCTGCAAGATGGAACGAGGATCTTGAAACAGATTCTCCATGAACCTAGCGAGAATTGA
- the LOC114871102 gene encoding mediator of RNA polymerase II transcription subunit 23 has translation MTSEAQITNIVNDILKVEAIEEAFSCVLVYHPNSENEKLATWQTELTSAMSNLPKEQQESAVRQFLSMAAAMTNHRRLQLLLSLLENLVTSNVLPARLVCECILTCDKLQYQLEDFWVECFVLIRHIIGGVDYKGVREIMKGCKEKAQTIPARLNASIQPQLKALENVIEYIFDRNACLLPGYFIVNEIQKAYPDGKNWPHWKLAKLLSNFVESFRNTAQMVSIVGHSKMLPVVEHTGYADLINPWVLDTTTLKFSLKGNLPYDEDLLKSQTGLLRYVLEQPYSRDMVCSMLGLQKQQKQRCVALEEQLVELVILAMERAENESLPAEGTDGTVANHYVWLHLSSQLIYFVLFSYACFPSIVMAIHDKLTGRELRKGRDHLMWVLLQFISGSIQRNPLSNFLPVLKLYDLLYPEKEPLPVPDYTQALCTHQMAITCIWIHLLKKAQSEHSNIHRPIPHTLKLHHEFLQHLVMPNTSLCMGSDYRIALLCNAYSTNQEYFGRPMAALVDTILGTQKGQQQQPMQTLQNNAALASGPTTPLSMSILDSLTVHSKMSLIHSIVTHVIKLAQSKSNMALAPALVETYSRLLVYTEIESLGIKGFISQLLPTVFKSHAWGTLYTLLEMFSYRMHHIQPHYRVQLLSHLHSLAAVPQTNQTQLHLCVESTALRLITGLGSAEVQPQLSRFLSEPKTLVSAESEELNRALVLTLARSMHVTGTGSDSHSGTWCKELLNTIMQNTPHSWANHTLKCFPPVLSEFFQQNSVPKENKQQIKKAVEEEYRNWASMSNENDIIAHFSVPGTPPLFLCLLWKMIFETDRISPIAYKILERIGARALSAHLRKFCDYLVFEFANSVGGQHVNKCVDTINDMIWKYNIVTIDRLILCLVLRTHEGSEAQVCFFIIQLLLLKAIEFRNRVQEFVKENSPEHWKQSNWHEKHLAFHRKFPEKFAPEGIMEQTSGGPSQYQSLPVYFGNVCLRFLPVFDIVVHRYLEIPAVAKSLEALLEHLGCLYKFHDRPVTYLYNTLHYYERKLRDNPPLKRRLVFAVLGSLREIRAPGWALSEAYQMYMTRSTDDVVTWMPELDYYIRLVQRIVETMSGMAHFPATDWRFNEFPNPAAHALYVTCVELMAVPVAPNLVANSLLDVVAKGYTVIPSDEIHLWINCVGLLLAALPECYWSALHDRLVETISSPGLANWQYNNLTPFQMFNFNNTHNSLLENKYSYMLALAHSVWHHAGVGQITTMPQFIKENLQPVVNSEEQLIYACHLIGPTLARFNAERPNCVVELAVCLYEMLEQVDRLQSHLKYMDPVCDLLYHIKYMFVGDMMKNEVECIIRRLRPALQMRLRFIAHINIDEIQSS, from the exons atgactAGTGAAGCGCAAATCACTAACATTGTAAACGATATTTTA AAAGTAGAAGCTATTGAAGAAGCATTCAGTTGTGTTTTGGTGTATCATCCAAATAGTGAAAACGAAAAATTAGCAACATGGCAAACAGAATTAACATCCGCTATGTCAAATTTACCCAAAGAACAGCAAGAAAGTGCTGTAAGGCAATTTTTATCAATGGCAGCAGCTATGACTAATCATAGGAGGTTGCAGCTATTATTATCCTTATTGGAAAATTTAGTTACATCTAATGTTTTACCAGCAAG aCTTGTATGTGAGTGCATATTAACTTGTGACAAACTACAATATCAATTGGAAGACTTTTGGGTAGAATGTTTTGTCCTCATACGGCATATTATTGGAGGGGTTGATTACAAGGGTGTTAGAGAAATAATGAAA GGTTGCAAAGAAAAAGCTCAGACAATCCCAGCAAGATTAAATGCATCTATTCAACCACAATTAAAAGCTTTAGAGAATGTAATTGAGTACATTTTTGATAGAAATGCTTGCCTTTTACCAGGTTATTTTATAGTGAATGAAATTCAGAAAGCTTATCCTGATGGAAAAAATTGGCCACATTGG AAACTAGCAAAACTACtttcaaattttgttgaaagCTTTCGCAACACAGCCCAAATGGTGTCCATAGTAGGACATTCAAAAATGTTACCAGTTGTGGAACACACTGGATATGCAGATTTGATTAATCCATGGGTACTGGATACAACtacattaaaattttcattgaaaggAAATTTACCTTACGACGAAGATCTGCTTAAATCGCAAACTGGATTACTTAGATACGTATTGGAACAACCCTATAGTAGAGATATGGTGTGTTCAATGCTTGGTCTACAAAAGCAG CAAAAGCAACGGTGCGTAGCTTTGGAAGAGCAGTTAGTGGAACTCGTGATTCTCGCTATGGAACGTGCAGAAAATGAATCTTTGCCAGCAGAAGGAACAGATGGAACGGTTGCAAATCACTATGTATGGTTGCATCTTTCGTCGCAACTTATATATTTTGTACTTTTCTCGTACGCCTGTTTCCCGAGCATCGTAATGGCGATACACGATAAATTAACAGGCAGAGAGCTAAGAAAAGGAAGAGATCACTTGATGTGGGTCTTGTTGCAATTTATTTCTGGAAGCATTCAAAGAAACCCTCTATCAAACTTTTTACCAGTATTAAAATTATACGATCTCCTTTATCCGGAAAAAGAACCTCTACCTGTTCCAGATTATACTCAAGCGTTATGTACTCATCAAATGGCTATCACCTGTATATGGATACATTTATTGAAGAAAGCTCAGTCTGAACATTCGAATATTCACAGACCGATACCGCATACATTGAAGCTTCATCATGAATTTTTGCAACATTTAGTTATGCCAAATACCTCTCTTTGCATGGGATCAGATTATCGCATTGCCTTATTATGTAACGCGTATTCGACGAATCAAGAATATTTTGGCAGGCCAATGGCAGCCTTAGTTGATACCATACTCGGTACTCAAAAAGGTCAACAACAGCAACCGATGCAAACGTTGCAGAACAATGCAGCTCTCGCAAGCGGACCAACTACTCCATTGTCGATGTCGATCTTAGATTCGCTAACCGTTCATTCAAAAATGAGTTTGATACACAGCATCGTTACTCATGTCATCAAACTAGCGCAATCTAAAAGTAACATGGCATTAGCTCCCGCATTGGTCGAGACTTACAGCAGATTACTGGTTTACACGGAGATCGAAAGTCTCGGTATCAAAGGCTTTATCAGTCAGTTACTTCCAACAGTTTTCAAATCCCACGCATGGGGAACGTTGTATACGCTTCTGGAAATGTTCAGTTATAGAATGCATCATATACAGCCGCATTACAGAGTTCAACTTCTCTCTCATTTACATAGTCTGGCGGCAGTGCCACAAACTAATCAGACGCAACTTCATCTCTGCGTAGAAAGCACTGCTCTTCGGCTGATCACTGGTTTAGGATCTGCCGAAGTGCAACCACAACTGTCTAGATTTTTGTCGGAACCCAAGACTCTTGTGTCCGCTGAATCCGAAGAGTTGAACAGAGCTTTAGTATTAACACTGGCACGGTCTATGCACGTGACAGGAACAGGATCGGACAGCCATAGCGGCACATGGTGCAAAGAATTGTTGAACACAATCATGCAGAATACACCGCATTCGTGGGCTAATCATACTCTGAAATGTTTCCCACCGGTACTGAGCGAATTCTTTCAACAAAACAGCGTACCGAAAGAGAACAAACAGCAGATCAAGAAAGCTGTTGAAGAAGAGTATCGAAATTGGGCTTCGATGAGCAACGAGAATGATATAATAGCACACTTCTCTGTACCCGGTACACCCCCATTGTTTTTATGTCTCCTATGGAAGATGATCTTCGAGACTGATCGTATCAGTCCAATCGCATACAAGATTTTAGAGAGAATAGGAGCTCGAGCTCTGTCGGCTCATCTTCGAAAGTTTTGTGATTATCTTGTATTTGAATTCGCCAACAGCGTGGGCGGTCAGCATGTAAATAAATGTGTAGATACGATCAACGATATGATATGGAAATATAATATAGTCACCATTGACAGACTGATTCTATGCCTAGTATTAAGAACTCACGAAGGAAGCGAGGCTCAAGTATGCTTTTTTATCATTCAATTATTGTTACTTAAAGCTATCGAATTTCGCAACAGAGTGCAAGAATTTGTAAAGGAAAACTCACCGGAACACTGGAAGCAATCGAACTGGCACGAGAAACATCTTGCATTTCATAGAAAATTTCCGGAGAAGTTTGCTCCTGAAGGTATTATGGAACAAACAAGCGGAGGGCCTAGTCAATATCAAAGTTTACCAGTTTACTTTGGAAATGTGTGCTTAAGATTTTTACCAGTTTTCGATATCGTTGTACATAGGTATCTAGAAATTCCAGCTGTAGCGAAAAGCTTAGAAGCATTGTTGGAACATTTAGGATGTTTATACAAATTTCATG ATCGACCTGTAACATATCTTTATAACACATTACACTATTATGAACGGAAATTAAGGGATAACCCGCCTCTTAAACGACGTTTAGTCTTCGCAGTTTTAGGTTCTCTGAGAGAAATTAGAGCACCAGGATGGGCACTTTCAGAAGCTTACCAAATGTACATGACTCGATCTACCGATGATGTTGTCACTTGGATGCCGGAATTAGATTATTACATTCGTTTAGTGCAAAGAATTGTCGAAA CAATGTCAGGTATGGCTCATTTTCCCGCTACTGATTGGAGATTTAACGAATTTCCTAATCCTGCCGCCCATGCGTTGTACGTTACGTGTGTTGAGTTAATGGCTGTTCCTGTTGCTCCAAATTTAGTTGCTAATTCATTATTAGATGTGGTTGCAAAAGG gtATACAGTAATACCGTCGGATGAAATTCATTTGTGGATAAATTGTGTAGGATTGTTATTAGCTGCTTTACCAGAATGTTATTGGTCGGCACTTCATGATCGTTTGGTAGAAACTATTAGCAGTCCAGGATTAGCTAACTGgcaatataataatttaactcCGTTTCAAATgttcaatttcaataatacCCATAATAGTCTGTTAGAGAACAAATACAGTTATATGTTGGCATTGGCACATTCTGTTTGGCACCATGCTGGTGTTGGACAAATAACAACTATGCCTCA atttattaaagaaaaccTTCAACCAGTTGTGAATAGCGAAGAGCAATTGATATATGCTTGTCATTTAATTGGACCCACGTTAGCAAGATTTAACGCTGAAAGACCAAATTGTGTCGTGGAATTAGCAGTTTGTTTATATGAGATGCTCGAACAAGTGGATCGTCTTCAGTCTCATCTAAAATACATGGATCCAGTTTGTGATTTACT GTATCACATAAAATACATGTTTGTTGGTGACATGATGAAGAACGAAGTCGAATGCATTATACGAAGACTAAGACCAGCTTTGCAAATGAGACTACGTTTTATTGCTCATATAAACATAGATGAAATTCAATCTTCCTGA